A single genomic interval of Mangifera indica cultivar Alphonso chromosome 5, CATAS_Mindica_2.1, whole genome shotgun sequence harbors:
- the LOC123217236 gene encoding U-box domain-containing protein 44-like, which yields MQEKDSRSFSVVVTELQALTEEVASLTRSSESEIEIFNEFTITLEKFTPIFDGMKDNNKVMDIPSIRKAIESLERELRRAKSLIRNSNSRLIMKQMEGLTRDIGRSLGLVLFASIDLKLDIKGQIGALHKELMNAKFDKSLSPSPSQSPNKNPSCESGFASPSANPSYESGFASDLDSEKETEIEEETVRLGIDDVVLQLKYGDDEGLRVAILNLNEMVTAKTVDREWINEEDIVSILLNRLGTSKPNNRLSIFQALRTLASEFADCKGKMVDVGSLSALVKSLTRDVEERREAVGLLLDLSDLPAVWRRLGRIQGCIIMLVAMLLGDDPVASYDAGNLLDALSSNTQNALHMAEAGYFKPLVKHLQEGSDMCKILMATALSKMELTDQSRASLAKDGAIEPLVKMFKVGKLEAKLSALSALKNLSILEENIPLLISSGIVALLLQLLFSVTSVLMTLREPASAILARVAQSESILVNQDVAQQMLSLLNLSSPTIQYHLLQALNSIAAHSSASNIRRKMQENGAIQLLLPFLKETSTKIRIAALNLICTLSKDMSGELTDQLGECHVNMIVNIVSSSTTESEKAAAVAILSNLPVNDKKATELLKKVGLLPILISIMNSSTATSTPTTQWLAESVAGVLVRFTVSSDKKLQQYSVEQGVIPLLVKLLSSGSVIARSRAASSLAQLSQNSLSLRKSKTSSWLCVPPSADAFCEVHDGYCFVKSTFCLVKAGAIPPLVQVLEGRGREADEAVLAALATLMQDEICESGSNYIAKSSGIQAIVKVLESGTVKAQEKALWILERIFTIQEHRVNYGESAQVVLIDLAQNGDSRLKSTIAKILAQLELLQGQSSYF from the exons ATGCAAGAGAAGGATAGTAGAAGCTTTTCGGTGGTTGTGACAGAGCTACAAGCCTTAACTGAAGAGGTGGCATCGCTTACAAGAAGCTCAGAATCTGAGATAGAAATCTTCAATGAATTTACAATTACTCTTGAAAAATTCACTCCGATTTTTGATGGTATGAAAGACAATAACAAGGTCATGGACATACCTTCAATTCGAAAAGCAATTGAATCCCTCGAAAGAGAGCTTAGGCGAGCCAAGTCTTTGATAAGAAATTCCAATTCAAGATTGATTATGAAGCAAATGGAGGGTTTAACTCGAGATATTGGGAGATCTTTAGGCCTCGTGCTCTTTGCAAGTATTGATCTGAAGCTGGATATCAAGGGACAAATTGGAGCGTTGCATAAAGAATTGATGAATGCCAAGTTTGATAAGAGTTTAAGTCCTAGCCCTAGCCAAAGTCCGAACAAAAATCCAAGTTGTGAATCCGGGTTTGCTAGTCCAAGCGCAAATCCAAGTTATGAATCTGGGTTTGCAAGTGACTTGGACTcagaaaaagaaacagaaattGAGGAGGAAACCGTTAGGCTTGGAATCGATGATGTTGTGTTGCAGCTTAAATATGGTGATGATGAAGGGCTGAGAGTTgcgattttgaatttaaatgaaatgGTCACTGCAAAAACAGTTGACAGAGAGTGGATTAACGAGGAAGATATTGTTTCAATTCTGCTAAATCGGTTAGGTACCAGCAAGCCAAACAATCGGTTAAGTATTTTTCAAGCCTTAAGAACTCTTGCATCAGAGTTTGCTGACTGCAAG GGGAAGATGGTCGATGTTGGGTCATTATCAGCATTGGTGAAATCTTTGACGCGAGATGTAGAAGAGAGAAGGGAAGCTGTGGGGCTGTTGCTGGATCTTTCAGATCTTCCTGCAGTTTGGCGACGGCTAGGCAGAATCCAAGGGTGCATTATTATGTTGGTTGCAATGCTACTTGGGGATGACCCTGTTGCTTCATATGATGCAGGGAATTTGTTAGATGCATTGTCTAGCAATACTCAGAATGCACTTCATATGGCAGAAGCTGGTTATTTTAAGCCATTGGTGAAGCATCTGCAAGAGG GTTCTGACATGTGTAAGATCCTCATGGCAACAGCACTTTCCAAGATGGAGCTTACTGACCAAAGTAGAGCTTCCCTTGCAAAGGATGGGGCAATTGAACCTCTTGTTAAAATGTTCAAAGTTGGGAAGCTTGAAGCCAAGCTATCTGCATTAAGTGCATTGAAAAATTTGTCTATATTGGAAGAAAACATACCGCTTTTGATCAGTTCAGGAATTGTGGCACTTCTGCTTCAGCTCCTCTTCTCAGTAACATCTGTGCTCATGACTCTTCGGGAGCCAGCATCAGCAATTCTTGCAAGAGTTGCTCAGTCAGAATCTATTCTTGTCAACCAAGATGTGGCTCAGCAGATGCTTTCCCTTCTAAATCTTTCTAGTCCAACGATTCAGTATCACCTCTTACAAGCACTTAATAGCATTGCTGCCCATTCCAGTGCATCAAACATTAGAAGAAAAATGCAAGAAAATGGTGCAATTCAACTGCTGCTACCCTTCTTGAAAGAAACCAGCACAAAAATAAGGATAGCtgcattgaatttgatttgcACTCTCTCAAAAGATATGTCAGGAGAATTAACAGACCAGCTGGGGGAGTGCCATGTTAACATGATTGTTAATATCGTATCATCGTCTACAACTGAGAGTGAAAAAGCTGCTGCAGTTGCCATACTAAGCAATCTACCAGTTAATGACAAGAAAGCTACAGAATTACTTAAGAAGGTAGGTTTGCTGCCAATTCTGATCTCCATAATGAATTCAAGCACTGCAACTTCAACTCCAACAACCCAGTGGTTAGCAGAGAGTGTAGCTGGTGTGTTGGTTCGGTTTACAGTTTCCTCTGATAAGAAATTGCAGCAATATTCAGTAGAACAAGGGGTGATTCCATTGCTTGTGAAGTTGCTGTCAAGTGGGTCAGTGATTGCTAGAAGCAGAGCCGCGTCCTCACTGGCTCAGCTATCCCAGAATTCACTCTCTCTTCGAAAGTCCAAAACATCAAGTTGGTTGTGTGTCCCTCCTTCTGCAGATGCATTTTGTGAAGTTCATGATGGTTACTGCTTTGTCAAGAGCACATTTTGTTTGGTCAAGGCTGGGGCTATCCCTCCATTGGTCCAAGTATTGGAGGGTAGGGGGAGAGAAGCTGATGAGGCTGTTCTTGCTGCGCTTGCAACACTCATGCAGGATGAAATTTGTGAAAGTGGAAGTAATTATATAGCAAAAAGTTCAGGCATTCAAGCCATTGTTAAAGTTTTAGAATCCGGGACTGTGAAGGCTCAAGAGAAAGCGTTGTGGATACTGGAGAGGATATTTACAATTCAGGAACACAGAGTAAATTATGGAGAATCTGCGCAAGTGGTGCTCATTGATCTGGCCCAGAATGGTGATTCCAGATTGAAATCAACAATTGCAAAAATATTGGCACAGCTTGAACTCCTGCAAGGTCAATCGAGTTACTTTTGA
- the LOC123216372 gene encoding putative disease resistance RPP13-like protein 1: MAAQILLRSGQFPSAFFQQLLHKLESPELVHFFRKHKLDEAWLKKLKKTILTINAVIDDAEKKQFRKLEVSDWLAQITDFCYDLEDLLDQIATQASRSKLAAEPREWSLVFTFSHDIGVRMDELNARLEQHAEQKDRLGLKEDYIAVTKSILLPTMANDQQPQVVFGRDEDKETIVRLLVSGDNQTVEQSDVIAIVGEGGVGKTTLAQLVYNDERVNRYFDCKAWVCVSGAFDEKRLIKAILEQLTDQPSGVEDLNSLKVKLKESPNLKKILFILDNVWCQESTIWEILRFILTYGENGSKIVVTARSSDIAALMGTLPSYHLKPLPYEDSWMLFAKSAFENEESRLYPKLETIGKDIVKKCNGFPLAAKLLGRLMRFQPTVEEWDAVLKNNIFDSSSDRNGIFQALMLSYYYLPAHLKRCFAYCSIFSKDHVYEEEKLILLWKAEGFLEQPSRERMEEVGHQYFQELKSRSFFQQSSTIRSHYTMHDLVHDLAIIVSGYYISRLPNQGQFSSSVNHDYFSRLVDVKISDFGLNKVRHSSFCGGNFSEIVDDSKPEFLRTLLPYELPPENESSHISSGVLEILLDNLYCLRVLSFSHYPIIELPDSIGDELELLRYLDLSHTAISRLPDSVNSLYNLQTLILSNCNSLIKLPRNMGSLNNLSHLDLVGTNLKEMPADIGRLTSLQKLSDFVVGKYGGSSIKHLGSLLNLREALHISQLQNVVFASEASLASLKNKEELDVLELEWSDTTVDPQTAREVLEQLQPHANLKRLSIKFYNGIEFPDWLGDLLFSNMVFLCLSNSNNCLQLPPLGQLRSLKVLIIKQMKQVKRIGPEFYGANSSSDLRPFPSLETLIFEAMLEWEEWISTDIEGAEFPCLQELHIRKCPKLKRSLPKCLPPSTRVDISECPELVVALPQEPSKLLSEDVSGIKHEGPSLRAETVDKMSIENTESAKDNLHDILDFERLKVSEISQLEKLPPNLCSLKIEGCEALKSIPGGLMHRNPNLQHLYIINCRSLKFCHGGYWPTALKTVYIRNCRKLEFISLGVTIQLYPVPEHLCIGSSCDSLTEFPLSSFPKLRSLVVWDCANFNSILITEDHESLGAMEIRDCPSLEYFPEEGLLSPNLKSILLSNCSSLRELPKQLQRLTSLESLFINECPELKSIPEAGFPNNLSSLCIISCHKLTPCKEWGLQGLEYLSRFEIDDLCRYLESFPEQELLPSNLKSLRISRLSNLKFLDYEGLQHLTCLEALEINCCGKLQSFPEEGLPSSLTFLYIKECSLLQSKLQNKRGKDWYRISHIPHIQIDEELFS; encoded by the coding sequence ATGGCTGCTCAGATTTTGTTGAGATCAGGACAATTTCCTTCTGCTTTTTTCCAGCAGCTTCTCCACAAGCTAGAGTCTCCTGAACTCGTTCATTTCTTTCGTAAACATAAACTGGATGAGGCATGGCTGAAGAAGTTGAAGAAAACCATTTTAACTATCAATGCAGTGATCGACGATGCTGAGAAGAAACAATTCAGAAAGCTGGAAGTGAGCGATTGGCTTGCTCAGATTACGGACTTTTGCTATGATCTTGAAGATTTACTGGACCAGATTGCCACCCAAGCTTCGCGGAGCAAGTTGGCAGCTGAGCCCCGAGAATGGAGCTTGGTATTTACATTTTCGCATGATATAGGAGTCCGTATGGATGAATTAAATGCCAGGTTAGAACAACATGCGGAGCAAAAAGATAGACTTGGTTTAAAAGAAGATTACATTGCAGTAACGAAATCCATTCTACTGCCTACAATGGCAAATGATCAGCAACCCCAAGTTGTATTTGGCAGGGATGAAGATAAAGAGACTATAGTTAGGCTGTTGGTTTCAGGTGACAATCAAACAGTTGAGCAGTCAGATGTCATTGCCATTGTGGGAGAAGGTGGAGTTGGCAAGACCACCCTGGCTCAGCTTGTGTACAACGATGAAAGGGTGAACAGATATTTTGACTGCAAAGCTTGGGTTTGTGTTTCGGGTGCTTTTGATGAGAAAAGATTGATTAAAGCTATTCTGGAACAACTCACTGATCAACCTTCGGGTGTTGAAGATCTGAATTCTCTTAAAGTTAAGTTGAAGGAGAGTCCTAACCTGAAAAAAATTCTATTCATCTTAGATAACGTTTGGTGTCAAGAGTCTACCATCTGGGAAATTCTGCGGTTTATTCTTACCTATGGGGAGAACGGAAGTAAGATTGTTGTTACCGCACGCAGTTCAGATATTGCAGCACTTATGGGCACTCTTCCCTCTTACCATTTGAAGCCATTACCATACGAAGATAGCTGGATGCTTTTTGCAAAAAGTGCATTTGAAAATGAGGAATCCAGATTATATCCCAAACTAGAAACTATTGGCAAAGACATTGTGAAGAAGTGTAATGGTTTTCCTTTAGCGGCAAAACTGCTTGGACGTTTAATGCGTTTCCAGCCAACGGTTGAAGAGTGGGATGCTGTGTTAAAGAACAACATATTTGATTCTTCATCCGACAGGAATGGCATTTTCCAAGCTCTTATGTTGAGCTATTATTATCTCCCTGCACATCTTAAGCGATGCTTTGCATACTGTTCGATATTTTCCAAGGATCATGTGTATGAAGAGGAGAAGTTAATCCTCCTATGGAAGGCCGAAGGCTTTCTGGAGCAGCCAAGTCGTGAAAGAATGGAAGAGGTAGGCCATCAGTATTTTCAAGAGTTGAAATCAAGGTCTTTCTTTCAGCAATCAAGCACCATTAGATCTCACTATACAATGCATGATCTTGTTCATGATTTAGCTATTATCGTATCTGGATATTACATTTCAAGATTGCCAAATCAAGGTCAGTTTTCTAGCTCGGTCAATCATGATTACTTTTCGAGATTGGTAGATGTTAAGATTTCAGATTTTGGTTTGAACAAAGTTCGGCATTCGTCATTTTGTGGAGGCAATTTTAGCGAAATTGTTGATGATTCTAAACCTGAGTTCTTAAGGACCCTTCTACCATATGAATTGCCGCCAGAGAATGAATCAAGTCACATAAGCAGTGGGGTACTAGAGATTCTGTTGGATAACCTATACTGCTTGCGGgtgctttctttttctcattatCCTATAATTGAGTTGCCTGATTCAATTGGTGATGAATTGGAACTTTTACGGTACCTTGATCTCTCTCACACTGCAATTAGTAGGTTGCCAGATTCTGTAAACTCTCTCTACAATTTGCAGACATTGATCTTGTCAAATTGTAATTCTCTCATTAAACTGCCAAGGAACATGGGGAGCCTTAATAATTTGAGTCATCTCGATTTAGTTGGAACTAACTTAAAAGAGATGCCTGCAGACATTGGTAGATTAACAAGCCTTCAGAAGTTGTCTGACTTTGTTGTAGGCAAATATGGTGGCTCAAGTATTAAACATTTGGGGTCCCTTTTAAATCTTCGAGAAGCTCTTCATATCTCACAGTTGCAGAATGTGGTATTTGCTAGTGAAGCATCCCTGGCCAGTTTGAAAAACAAGGAGGAACTTGATGTCCTGGAGTTGGAATGGAGTGACACCACAGTTGATCCACAGACTGCAAGAGAAGTGCTTGAACAGCTGCAACCTCATGCGAACCTGAAAAGGCTCAGCATTAAATTTTACAATGGCATAGAATTTCCAGACTGGCTAGGAGATTTGCTTTTCTCTAATATGGTGTTCCTATGTCTCAGCAACAGTAATAATTGCTTACAATTACCTCCACTTGGGCAGCTGCGGTCTCTTAAAGTGCTTATTATCAAACAGATGAAACAAGTGAAAAGGATCGGTCCAGAATTCTATGGGGCAAATAGTTCTTCAGATCTCAGGCCGTTTCCCTCTTTGGAGACTCTAATTTTTGAGGCAATGCTGGAATGGGAAGAATGGATTTCTACTGACATTGAAGGAGCAGAGTTTCCTTGTCTTCAGGAGCTTCATATTCGAAAATGCCCAAAGTTGAAAAGGAGCTTACCCAAGTGCCTTCCTCCTTCGACTAGAGTTGACATTTCAGAATGTCCAGAGCTTGTAGTGGCACTTCCCCAAGAACCTTCTAAGCTTTTGAGTGAAGATGTATCAGGTATTAAGCATGAAGGTCCATCTCTAAGAGCTGAAACTGTTGATAAGATGAGCATAGAGAACACAGAGTCTGCCAAAGACAATTTGCATGATATCCTTGATTTTGAAAGGTTGAAAGTTTCAGAAATCTCACAATTAGAGAAATTACCTCCAAACCTTTGCAGCCTTAAAATTGAAGGATGTGAAGCACTTAAGTCTATACCTGGGGGACTGATGCACCGTAATCCCAATCTCCAGCACTTATATATCATCAATTGTCGGTCTCTCAAGTTCTGCCATGGAGGATATTGGCCGACTGCCTTGAAAACTGTATATATACGCAACTGTAGGAAATTAGAATTCATCTCCCTTGGAGTGACAATACAACTGTATCCAGTCCCTGAACACTTGTGCATCGGCAGCAGCTGTGATTCTCTGACAGAATTCCCTTTATCCTCCTTTCCAAAGCTCAGAAGTCTAGTCGTTTGGGATTGtgcaaatttcaattccatACTGATTACTGAGGATCATGAATCACTTGGTGCCATGGAAATCAGGGATTGTCCTAGCCTGGAATATTTCCCTGAAGAAGGATTGCTGAGCCCCAACCTTAAGTCAATTCTGCTTTCTAATTGCAGTAGTCTCAGGGAACTTCCTAAGCAGCTCCAGAGACTGACATCTCTTGAGTCACTGTTTATAAATGAATGTCCAGAACTCAAGTCAATTCCTGAAGCGGGGTTTCCTAATAACTTAAGCTCACTTTGCATCATTTCTTGCCACAAACTCACACCCTGTAAGGAATGGGGATTACAAGGGCTTGAATATCTTAGTCGTTTTGAGATTGACGATCTATGTAGATACTTGGAATCATTTCCAGAGCAGGAGCTGCTTCCCAGCAACCTTAAGTCTCTACGAATTAGCAGACTTTCGAATCTCAAATTCCTGGACTATGAGGGCCTTCAACACTTGACATGTCTTGAAGCATTAGAGATCAACTGCTGTGGCAAGCTTCAGTCTTTTCCTGAAGAGGGTTTGCCATCCTCCTTGACCTTCTTGTATATTAAGGAGTGCTCTTTGCTGCAATCAAAACTTCAAAATAAGAGAGGGAAAGACTGGTACAGGATATCTCATATTCCCCACATACAAATTGATGAGGAACTCTTCTCATGA